Proteins from one Anaerobranca californiensis DSM 14826 genomic window:
- the ylbJ gene encoding sporulation integral membrane protein YlbJ: MGKKDLLIYFGAFCTVFLAISMVLYPEDAFSAAKDGLNLWFNVVFPALLPFFIAAELLMGVGVVHFMGVLLEPIMRPIFNVPGAGSFVMAVGLASGFPIGSILTGELRHKGLCNKTEGERLMSFTNTADPLFMFGAVAVGMFHKVEYGMLIAAAHYLSSFTVGILMSFYKRHDRSNLNNKLSKKQNILLRALISLKKAREEDGRPIGKLLGDAIKKSVTTMLTIGGFIILFSVLIRVLLKIGLVGFLAAILLKFFEPLGATFNLIVAYISGIFEVTIGCQKAATSDVAPLPQLVAVGFIIAFSGISVIAQVASMVSHTDLNIKPFVVARIFHGFFAAIYTYLLVNFGIVKVLPTSLPVFLTQTPSFSLSFILSRITLLFIPLILLFLFFTIILIFKSIKIAYFTVKN, translated from the coding sequence ATGGGGAAAAAAGATCTATTAATTTATTTTGGAGCATTTTGTACAGTATTTTTAGCTATTTCTATGGTTTTATACCCAGAAGATGCTTTTAGTGCTGCAAAAGATGGTTTAAATCTATGGTTCAATGTAGTTTTTCCTGCTTTACTACCTTTTTTTATCGCTGCAGAATTGCTAATGGGAGTGGGAGTAGTACACTTTATGGGGGTTTTATTAGAACCCATTATGCGTCCTATTTTTAATGTACCAGGGGCCGGTTCCTTCGTCATGGCCGTTGGCCTTGCTTCAGGATTCCCAATCGGTTCTATTTTAACAGGTGAACTACGCCATAAAGGTCTTTGCAACAAGACTGAAGGGGAAAGGCTTATGTCTTTTACAAATACTGCTGACCCATTATTTATGTTTGGGGCAGTAGCTGTAGGTATGTTCCATAAAGTAGAGTATGGAATGCTCATTGCCGCTGCCCACTACCTATCTAGCTTTACCGTTGGAATTCTAATGTCTTTTTATAAAAGGCATGATAGATCTAACCTAAATAATAAATTATCAAAAAAACAAAACATTTTATTAAGGGCTTTAATAAGTCTAAAAAAAGCCCGTGAAGAAGATGGCAGGCCTATTGGCAAGTTATTGGGAGATGCAATTAAAAAATCCGTTACTACGATGTTAACTATTGGTGGTTTCATTATTTTATTTTCTGTATTGATTAGGGTTCTGTTAAAAATCGGTTTAGTAGGCTTTTTAGCTGCTATCTTATTAAAATTTTTTGAACCTTTAGGTGCTACTTTCAATTTAATTGTAGCCTACATAAGTGGAATTTTTGAAGTTACTATAGGTTGTCAAAAAGCTGCCACCAGTGATGTAGCACCATTACCTCAACTTGTGGCAGTAGGATTTATTATCGCTTTTAGTGGCATTTCAGTTATAGCTCAAGTGGCAAGTATGGTAAGCCATACAGACCTGAATATTAAACCCTTTGTAGTTGCTCGGATTTTTCATGGATTCTTTGCTGCAATATATACCTATTTACTAGTTAATTTTGGTATAGTAAAGGTACTTCCTACAAGTCTCCCTGTTTTCTTAACCCAAACCCCTAGCTTTTCATTATCTTTTATCTTATCGAGGATCACTTTACTTTTCATCCCATTAATTTTACTCTTTTTGTTTTTTACAATTATACTAATATTTAAATCTATTAAAATTGCTTATTTTACTGTAAAGAATTAA
- the coaD gene encoding pantetheine-phosphate adenylyltransferase, translating to MKRAVYPGSFDPITKGHLDIIKRASKIFDEVIVAVATNSNKKPLFTIEERIEIINKVLQNYPNVKVDTFNGLLVDYCSEKEAYVIIKGLRAVSDFEYEFQMASINKKLKENIETLFMMTNTKYSYLSSSLVKEIGRLNGSIEELVPDEIIPIVLKKLNSLQ from the coding sequence ATGAAAAGGGCAGTTTATCCAGGGAGTTTTGACCCAATTACAAAGGGTCATTTAGACATTATTAAAAGAGCTAGTAAAATTTTTGATGAAGTTATAGTGGCTGTTGCTACTAATTCCAATAAAAAACCTTTATTCACTATAGAAGAGAGAATAGAAATAATAAATAAGGTACTTCAAAACTACCCAAATGTTAAGGTCGATACCTTTAATGGTTTATTAGTGGACTATTGTTCAGAAAAAGAAGCTTATGTCATTATTAAAGGGCTAAGGGCGGTATCAGATTTTGAATATGAATTTCAAATGGCTTCAATAAACAAAAAATTGAAAGAAAATATAGAAACACTTTTTATGATGACAAATACCAAGTATTCATATTTAAGTTCTAGCTTAGTTAAAGAAATAGGAAGGCTAAATGGTTCCATTGAAGAGCTGGTCCCTGATGAAATAATACCTATTGTATTAAAAAAACTTAATTCTTTACAGTAA
- the rsmD gene encoding 16S rRNA (guanine(966)-N(2))-methyltransferase RsmD, producing the protein MRVIAGEKKGFPLKSPKGLNTRPTSDKIKGAIFNSLTNYVDFIDKKALDCFAGTGALGIEFLSRGGKHCIFYELNGQSLNCIKDNLKKTDYENKSKVVKGNVISYLSNTTEKYHVFFVDPPYNQGLSQKVIDLVAAKDLLLRDGAIVIETDKKENLDIPIHYFIVANEKNYGDTKITILLRS; encoded by the coding sequence ATGAGAGTAATAGCAGGAGAAAAAAAAGGATTTCCTCTAAAAAGTCCGAAAGGATTAAATACTAGACCTACATCAGATAAAATTAAAGGAGCTATTTTTAATAGTTTAACAAATTACGTTGATTTTATTGATAAAAAAGCTTTAGATTGTTTTGCAGGGACAGGAGCTTTAGGAATTGAGTTTTTAAGCAGAGGGGGAAAACATTGTATTTTTTATGAATTAAATGGCCAATCTTTAAATTGTATTAAAGATAACTTAAAAAAAACTGATTATGAAAATAAAAGTAAAGTGGTTAAAGGTAATGTAATATCATATTTATCAAATACTACAGAAAAATACCATGTATTTTTTGTAGATCCTCCATATAATCAAGGTTTATCTCAAAAAGTAATTGATTTAGTGGCAGCTAAAGATTTACTATTAAGAGATGGAGCTATAGTGATAGAAACAGATAAAAAGGAAAACCTTGATATTCCAATACACTACTTTATTGTAGCAAATGAGAAAAACTATGGTGACACTAAAATTACTATTCTTTTAAGGAGTTGA
- a CDS encoding alpha/beta-type small acid-soluble spore protein, giving the protein MATMNPNTTERQQGFSEQQILVPQAEQALENLKNEIASELGLSQKIQSVGYANMSPYEVGKIGGQMVKRMIEMVENQMANK; this is encoded by the coding sequence ATGGCAACTATGAATCCTAACACTACTGAAAGACAACAAGGATTTTCAGAACAGCAAATATTAGTTCCTCAAGCTGAGCAAGCTCTAGAAAATCTTAAAAACGAGATTGCATCGGAACTTGGATTATCTCAAAAAATTCAATCTGTTGGTTATGCCAACATGAGTCCTTATGAAGTAGGTAAAATAGGTGGCCAAATGGTTAAGAGAATGATTGAAATGGTAGAAAACCAAATGGCCAATAAGTAA
- a CDS encoding alpha/beta-type small acid-soluble spore protein: protein MARKRRRRSLVPQAEQALDRYKYEIASELGLTNQIQTGGWNNLTTRQVGQIGGQMVKRMIQDAEQQLQGKKY from the coding sequence ATGGCACGTAAAAGAAGAAGACGTAGTTTGGTTCCCCAAGCAGAACAAGCCCTTGATCGTTACAAATATGAAATTGCTTCTGAATTAGGTTTAACTAACCAAATTCAAACTGGTGGATGGAATAACCTAACCACTAGACAAGTAGGCCAAATTGGCGGTCAAATGGTTAAAAGAATGATCCAAGATGCAGAACAACAACTTCAAGGTAAAAAATATTAA
- the sdaAA gene encoding L-serine ammonia-lyase, iron-sulfur-dependent, subunit alpha: MHFPDNLKDMLIKAKEMNCSISDLVIKIESEKTEKSTEEIFEKMKSYWQIMKDGINKGIEENIKSVSGLTGGDAKKYHLKNKGLLGEIAQKAVAYSMAMAEVNASMGKIVATPTAGSCGILPGVLLSISEAKKLEDEKVVKSLFTAAFIGQVIANKGTVAGAEGGCQAECGSAAAMAAAAVVELLEGELETILDAVAIALQSIMGLVCDPVAGLVEIPCIVRNGSCAVTAVFAADLALAGVKSVIPADEVISAMAEVGSLLPVELKETSMAGLANTPTARAIEEKLGG; the protein is encoded by the coding sequence ATGCACTTCCCAGATAATCTAAAAGATATGTTAATTAAAGCAAAAGAAATGAATTGTTCTATATCAGATTTAGTTATTAAAATTGAAAGTGAAAAGACTGAAAAGTCTACTGAAGAAATTTTCGAGAAAATGAAGAGTTATTGGCAAATAATGAAAGATGGTATTAATAAAGGAATAGAAGAAAATATTAAATCAGTATCTGGGTTAACGGGAGGAGACGCTAAAAAATATCATTTAAAAAATAAAGGGTTATTAGGGGAAATTGCACAAAAAGCTGTTGCATATTCCATGGCTATGGCAGAAGTTAATGCATCTATGGGTAAAATAGTGGCAACCCCTACAGCAGGTTCTTGTGGTATTTTACCAGGGGTTTTACTTTCAATTTCTGAAGCTAAAAAACTAGAAGATGAAAAAGTGGTGAAATCCTTATTTACCGCTGCATTTATTGGGCAGGTTATTGCTAATAAGGGGACTGTAGCAGGAGCAGAAGGGGGATGTCAAGCAGAGTGTGGTAGTGCTGCAGCTATGGCTGCAGCTGCTGTTGTGGAATTATTAGAAGGAGAATTAGAAACTATTTTAGATGCTGTAGCTATAGCTTTACAAAGCATTATGGGATTGGTATGTGATCCCGTTGCCGGTTTAGTTGAAATTCCCTGCATAGTCCGCAATGGAAGCTGTGCCGTTACAGCAGTGTTCGCTGCTGATTTAGCATTAGCTGGTGTAAAAAGCGTTATTCCTGCTGATGAGGTAATTTCCGCTATGGCGGAAGTCGGCAGTCTTTTGCCAGTAGAATTAAAGGAAACATCTATGGCAGGTTTAGCAAATACACCAACGGCAAGGGCTATAGAAGAAAAACTGGGAGGTTAA